The following coding sequences lie in one Sesamum indicum cultivar Zhongzhi No. 13 linkage group LG9, S_indicum_v1.0, whole genome shotgun sequence genomic window:
- the LOC105170337 gene encoding arogenate dehydratase/prephenate dehydratase 2, chloroplastic — MAATTSRSPLAPLYSQIQNPKTNPFFTLKLPELRPNISRHACSSTRSNRRKIQAIELQKIIEDYPYEFNSKDSPTSLPRPLTSAQLSNLTSEGSRLRVAYQGVRGAYSESAAEKAYPNCEAVPCEQFDTAFEAVERWLVDRAVLPIENSLGGSIHRNYDLLLRHRLHIVGEVKLAIRHCLLANHDVKVEDLKRVLSHPQALAQCENTLTQLGLVREAVDDTAGAAKHVAFHKLKDAGAVASMTAAKIYGLNVLAEDIQDDSDNVTRFLMLAREPIIPGTDKPFKTSIVFSLEEGPGMLFKALAVFAMRNINLTKIESRPLPKRALQTPDENATCFPKYFPYLFYVDFEASMADERAQNALGHLKEFATFMRVLGSYPADNGLP, encoded by the exons ATGGCGGCCACCACATCCCGATCCCCACTCGCCCCTCTCTATTCCCAGATCCAAAACCCTAAAACCAATCCCTTCTTCACCCTCAAGCTCCCTGAACTACGACCCAACATCTCTCGTCACGCCTGCAGTAGCACCAGAAGTAATAGACGGAAAATCCAAGCAATCGAGCTGCAAAAGATCATCGAGGACTACCCTTATGAGTTTAATTCTAAAGATTCTCCCACTTCACTTCCTc GGCCTCTGACTTCTGCTCAACTGTCTAATTTGACCTCCGAAGGGTCTCGTCTCCGCGTTGCCTATCAG GGGGTTCGAGGTGCGTACAGTGAATCTGCAGCCGAGAAGGCATATCCCAATTGTGAAGCAGTTCCATGTGAACAATTTGACACGGCTTTTGAA GCTGTTGAAAGGTGGCTTGTGGATAGAGCAGTTTTGCCTATAGAAAATTCTTTAGGTGGCAGCATTCACAGGAATTATGACCTTCTTCTCCGACATAGGTTGCATATCGTAGGTGAAGTTAAACTTGCAATCAGACATTGCTTACTAGCTAACCATGACGTCAAGGTTGAAGACCTTAAGAGGGTTCTTAGCCATCCACAG GCTCTTGCACAGTGTGAGAACACATTAACTCAATTAGGGCTTGTTAGAGAAGCTGTGGATGATACTGCTGGTGCAGCAAAG CATGTTGCTTTCCATAAACTCAAGGATGCTGGTGCAGTTGCTAGCATGACTGCTGCTAAAATCTATGGTCTGAATGTACTTGCTGAGGACATACAG GATGATTCTGATAATGTCACTCGATTCCTTATGCTGGCTAGGGAGCCTATCATACCAGGCACTGATAAACCTTTCAAG ACCAGTATAGTCTTCTCACTTGAGGAAGGTCCTGGGATGCTTTTTAAAGCACTTGCTGTATTTGCTATGAGGAATATCAACCTTACGAAG ATTGAAAGTCGTCCACTTCCAAAGCGGGCTCTACAAACACCTGATGAGAATGCCACTTGCTTCCCTAA GTACTTCCCGTATCTTTTCTATGTTGATTTTGAAGCATCCATGGCAGATGAAAGAGCTCAAAATGCTCTTGGTCATCTGAAG GAGTTTGCAACATTTATGAGGGTGCTTGGAAGCTACCCTGCAGACAACGGCCTTCCATAA
- the LOC105170827 gene encoding protein ULTRAPETALA 1-like encodes MFTVEELASFHGVIQNTQEFLEIDCGCTNPRYGDTPGKFRAYVDGRLEIDCKCTEDCPRVNLSPVEFARHAGKTNAHNNWMSQIWVFTRDGHKVALRRTCLLKHYRHTFQRPLRQVTHRDEFVRCSRCDKQRRFSLRTREACRIYHYALVDNNWKCSDIPDHSLTCDDAEERESRKVCRGCPRAPRCEGCEQCVCLGCDNCRFEDCHCQTCVEYIMNM; translated from the exons ATGTTTACCGTAGAAGAATTGGCCAGTTTTCATGGAGTCATACAGAACACACAAGAGTTTTTAGAGATTGACTGCGGTTGCACGAATCCCAGATACGGTGACACACCTGGGAAATTTAGAGCTTATGTCGATGGAAGACTTGAGATTGATTGCAAGTGCACGGAAGATTGTCCGAGAG TTAATTTATCCCCAGTTGAGTTTGCTAGACATGCTGGGAAAACCAACGCCCATAACAACTGGATGAGTCAGATTTGGGTGTTTACTCGTGATGGTCATAAAGTTGCTCTAAGGCGGACTTGTTTATTGAAGCATTACAGACATACTTTTCAGAGACCCTTACGTCAAGTAACTCATCGAGATGAGTTTGTACGTTGTTCTCGATGTGACAAACAACGTAGATTTAGCCTCCGAACTAGAGAGGCTTGCAGGATCTACCATTATGCTCTTGTCGACAATAATTGGAAATGTTCAGACATACCAGACCACTC GTTAACGTGCGATGATGCAGAGGAGCGTGAATCTCGAAAGGTATGCAGAGGTTGTCCTAGAGCTCCAAGATGTGAGGGTTGTGagcagtgtgtgtgtttagGTTGCGACAACTGTCGCTTTGAAGATTGTCACTGTCAAACGTGCGTTGAATACATTATGAACATGTGA